The Periplaneta americana isolate PAMFEO1 chromosome 14, P.americana_PAMFEO1_priV1, whole genome shotgun sequence region cattgttctggtacaatttccttttcccaaatagcaagtacaagtttataaatttcgctatataatgcacttccaccctcttgtattaattctgctggaatttgatcgatacctggagacttgtactttttcagattttctatcgcaatttcgacttctgaaatcgtgggttcgggtataaatggctcagcagtttgtatttcaatatcgtcccgatcatttctatttggcctatgtacatttagtagttgcgcaaaatagtttttccatctgtttaggattgatgaagagtctgcaagcaagtcaccattctcatccttgatcacgtttacccttgactgatatccgttcttaaattcctttatacccttatataaatctcgaatgtttttattcttactatttgtttctacctcattcagtttttccttcaagtaacctctctttttattcctaagtgtacgacttgcttcccgtctttcattgaaataattatctctattctcctcaactggatcctgtaagaatttcaattttgcctgtttccttctttctactaccatgcaacaatgttcatcaaaccacggtttctttttcttagtttcataataacctatgctctgctcagctgcaattttgatactatctctgatattttcccacacgctattaacatctaattctttctcaacttcgtcggaactttctaaagtggcaaacctattcgaaatttcgacctgataatttttcttagcttcctcgtcctttaatttcaaaatattgaatttagtaatattaacttgttgctctactcgcttggctactgataatctttctcttaattctccaatcaccaaataatggtcagaattacagtctgcacctctgaaagttcgaatatctactatactagtatgtctccgtttatctatcaagacgtgatctatttggttgtgtgtcaatccatctggagaagtccaagtatatttatgtatatccttatgggggaatgttgtacttttgacaattaaatttttcgatgtggcaaagttgactaatctaactccattgtcactactaattgcgtgtaggctctcttttccaatagttggtctaaaaatatcctcccgtcctactttagcgttgaaatcccccaataaaattttcatatgatatctagggaactgatcaaaagtatgttccaattcctcatagaagctatcctttatatagtcgtctttctcttctgtaggggcgtgagcatttataactatgatgtcgcaccatctacccttaagtactaaatatgataacctgtcactgataaattcgaccttttttactgctgattttattcttttatgaacaaagaatcctgttcctaattggtgattattgtttccttccccataatacaacaagtaatctcctatttgtgatatgccattcccatctaacctaacctcttgtactcccacaaagtctattctatatctagctagttcttttgctactaatgttacccctcctgttctataaagactagttacgttccaagtgccaaatctcaaaaccttattcctttgctgtggtcgtgccagagaatcagtcctattccgaggcttactgtaggaattcgtaacaagctgttttttacggtgatgggttgttagcccttcgcccaacccccaagctggaggaccaccccttatcggctgtccacgactgcttattcaatatattcgcagctaccctccatatctggaggccgtctcctctatccgcaacctgaggacgcgccatgccgtggtgatagggacccaccatacataatttctctaaatagatttacaaaacctctaatagcaattacattaatattttcattataagaatatattttagatttatatatatatatttttttttctccctttaacatagtcctagtaagcttatattaaattaattttcatcattttgctagctatctcaaatgaagggtacacgggaaaaacgatcaaggtccaacAAAAATCGAAAtagagttaataatgctatcttatagtggaaaggaagtactatcatgtggtctagctagtaataagaaataatcgttcttgacattccactacgtcaatttctattaaatacacacataacaaagtattaagtgcttaaattttaaaattcgtttttctcgaaactttctaaaatggaccttgatcgttattcccgtgtacccttcaaatattaaattaattataattgattgaattaaattagctcataaattaagttactactttaccttataggtttatctaaatttaaataaatacatatgtagtctgctagtcgttaaaattgaagaatattgctggagaaccttttaagtgtagtgtaaatatttgtaatttaaatatgtattgtattgattaaggctggttgagtggaagaaaaggccttatggccttaactctgccagctaaaataaaacattattattattattattattattattattattattattattattattataattattattattattattattatcataaatgaGCAATCGAACAGTGATCACAAAACAGCAGTTTATCCCATCGTTACATGCGTATCTTTAACCTTCAAGCAATAAAACATGCAAAGGGATCCGCCCTCTAGTGGTAAGAGATATGAAGAAGCAACTTGCCTGTGTCAGGTGACGGGCACCCATCGCAGGAGCACCGCTATGAGCTGCACGAGGACTAGGCAGTGTACGGCGGGGGCCCCACTAGCGGGGGGCACCCCCGGAGCCTCGGGTTCGGGGGGCTCGGGGGGCGGCGGCTCCCTGTGGAAGCAGAGGCGCGCCATGTTGGTCCTGATCCTCGGGCAGTCGTACTCCTCGCGGCCGTCGCAGCGGCAGGAGTTGAGCTtggccgccttctcctggcgccGCAGGATGGAGATGCTGTTGTTGCAGCGGTGCGTGCACTTCTTGCCCTGGAACATGGCGCGGCAGAAGCGGTTGTAGTAGTCCAGCGCCGTGGAGCAGAGCGCGTCGGCGGCGCAGATCCACTGCGCGATGCGGCAGGTGACGACCGTCTCGTTCTGGGTCGCCAGCAGCACGTGCGGCCGGCAGATCTCCACCTTCCGCTTGGACTCCTCGCAGAACTCGTCGGTGCACGAGCACGTCATGAGGTCCTTGCCCTCCTCGGTGGACGTGAGCGCGATGAGGGCGTGCTGGCAGGTCTCGGGGCACGACGTCCCGGGCCCGTGCAGCACCGCCGAGCACCCCACGATGTAGTTCTGCAGCGCCATGCCGCAGCCCGTCCGGTAGGCGCACTTGAGGCGGGCCTCCTCGCAGGACGAGGAGCAGCCGGCCGCGCGGAGCAAACACCACAGCGCCATCGCCACCAGGGGGAACATCACCTGCAACAGCGGGCCGTTAGTTGAGGATATCATGGGAGGAGCAAACACCACAGCGCCATCGCCACCAGGGGGAACATCACCTGCAACAGCGGGCCGTTAGTTGAGGATATCATAGGAGGAGCAAACACCACAGCGCCATCGCCACCAGGGGGAACATCACCTGCAACAGCGGGCCGTTAGTTGAGGATATCATAGGAGGAGCAAACACCACAGCGCCATCGCCACCAGGGGGAACATCACCTGCAACAACGGGGCGTTAGTTGAGGATATCATGGGAGGAGCAAACACCACAGCGCCATCGCCACCAGGGGGAACATCACCTGCAACAGCGGGCCGTTAGTTGAGGATATCATGGGAGGAGCAAACACCACAGCGCCATCGCCACCAGGGGGAACATCACCTGCAACAGCGGGCCGTTAGTTGATGACATCATGGGAGGAACAAACACCACAGCGCCATCGCCACCAGGGGGAACATCACCTGCAACAGCGGGCCGTTAGTTGATGATATCATGGGAGGAGCAAACACCACAGCGCCATCGCCACCAGGGGGAACATCACCTGCAACAACGGGCCGTTAGTTGAGGATATCATGGGAGAAGCAAACACCACAGCGCCATCGCCACCAGGGGGAACATCACCTGCAACAGCGGGCCGTTAGTTGAGGATATCATGGGAGAAGCAAACACCACAGCGCCATCGCCACCAGGGGGAACATCACCTGCAACAGCGGGCCGTTAGTTGAGGATATCATGGGAGAAGCAAACACCACAGCGCCATCGCCACCAGGGGGAACATCACCTGCAACAACGGGCCGTTAGTTGAGGATATCATGGGAGAAGCAAACACCACAGCGCCATCGCCACCAGGGGGAACATCACCTGCAACAGCGGGCCGTTAGTTGAGGATATCATGGGAGAAGCAAACACCACAGCGCCATCGCCACCAGGGGGAACATCACCTGCAACAACGGGCCGTTAGTTGAGGATATCATGGGAGGAGCAAACACCACAGCGCCATCGCCACCAGGGGGAACATGACCTGCAACAGCGGGGCGTTAGTTGAGGATATCATGGGAGAAGCAAACACCACAGCGCCATCGCCACCAGGGGGAACATCACCTGCAACAGCGGGCCGTTAGTTGAGGATATCATAGGAGGAGCAATCACCACAGCGCCATCGCCACCAGGGGGAACATCACCTGCAACAGCGGGCCGTTAGTTGAGGATATCATAGGAGGAGCAAACACCACAGCGCCATCGCCACCAGGGGGAACATCACCTGCAACAGCGGGCCGTTAGTTGAGGATATCATAGGAGGAGCAAACACCACAGCGCCATCGCCACCAGGGGGAACATCACCTGCAACAACGGGCCGTTAGTTGAGGATATCATAGGAGGAGCAAACACCACAGCGCCATCGCCACCAGGGGGAACATCACCTGCAACAGCGGGCCGTTAGTTGAGGATATCATGGGAGAAGCAAACACCACAGCGCCATCGCCACCAGGGGGAACATCACCTGCAACAACGGGCCGTTAGTTGAGGATATCATGGGAGAAGCAAACACCACAGCGCCATCGCCACCAGGGGGAACATCACCTGCAAAAACGGGCCGTTAGTTGAGGATATCATGGGAGGAGCAAACACCACAGCGCCATCGCCACCAGGGGGAACATCACCTGCAACAGCGGGCCGTTAGTTGAGGATATCATGGGAGAAGCAAACACCACAGCGCCATCGCCACCAGGGGGAACATCACATGCAACAGCGGGCCGTTAGTTGAGGATATCATGGGAGGAGCAAACACCACAGCGCCATCGCCACCAGAGGGAACATCACCTGCAACAGCGGGCCGTTAGTTGAGGATATCATGGGAGAAGCAAACACCACAGCGCCATCGCCACCAGGGGGAACATCACCTGCAACAACGGGCCGTTAGTTGAGGATATCATGGGAGGAGCAAACACCACAGCGCCATCGCCATCAGGGGGAACATCACCTGCAACAACGGGCCGTTAGCCAAGGATATGTGTAGGTGGTGGATATCAgagatctgcatcggacgttttcgctcgagcgccaagtagttcatagcataatccgataggtagcgcacatgcatgatgggtaaaattgtcacgaacgataaatccttgaacggtataagccgagcgttagacattcgttcttgttacagtgatgaactgtgtagtaacatcataaacgtttataatttcaaaactttgcagtgtttaactaacctctccatacagtaacgtgcaaattaatccgaacgtaattacttatgcaaaaacactcaaacggaataaaaaaaaaggatctaagacatacctcagtaatctatgtggcctcccttggtcctaataacagctctgagacgatttggcatggattccactaatttcccacacatattcttcatttcttcatcgcgaaaccatacaccaatgagggcagaaatcatcttctcctttgtagaacaatccattttttgcattcttcttttgcaaattgaccacaagctctcaatggggttgatgtcgggtgagttgcctggccaggggagtacctgaatattcttcttgttgaagaattctgtagtttttcgagacgtatggcatggtgccaggtcttgttgcaacacacctctgccatccggaaatgatttttgcagctggggtacgattctggtttccaataagtgaatatatttgtcagaattcatcattcccttgataagtattaatgctccaggcgcttcatgtgtaaaacaacctcaaaacattactttaggggggtatttgggtgcttgttggagatgagctgctgttactttttcggatcctttccgtacgtaagaaacacggtggccgtggacctcgaaatgagactcatcggaaaaaagtacattcttccagtcattcactgtccagtgttgatgtaattttgctcaCATTAAGcggtttttgcacataacaggggtcagcagttgcttcttaataggcttacgagcccttcgtccagcttccaaaagcctacgccgcactgttgtgacgtgaatattcgccccagtggtagccattaactcgcgggttaagtcgacagcagttagtctacgatttaatttacttttcctgacaattaaacgatcatctgcaggtgaagtcttccttttccggccacagtttccttttttctggggtgtgatggatccagtctccctgtatcgttttatgatcgaattaacagtagccaaaccgatgtacattctgcagcaatttgcctctgtgtcatagaagaatgctctgctaatgttataattttagagcgttttcgtggagttgtatccttttgtgaagacgacagaatgtacacaggattgcagtattaagtcttcaatacaactgaaatgcttgtaagtacaaaacgacaggcaaaatgtcatatattataaaaaaaatgacagaccttcaacaatggaattacacgtactacagatgtcaattaaagcggtatgagcagctgtgaggccaacaatgacagaaaatgtaaaaatatgtcgtgttcggattaatttgcacgctactgtatgtatatgtatgtatgtatgtatgtatgtatgtatgtatgtatgtatgcatgtatgcatgtatgtatgtatgtattcacactgaaaatgggtaaataccagtggcggctgattaagtgaggccgggcctcagtcactggacttaattaaaataaaattttgtgtttttatataataaacaatattatcgaaatgatagccgtcgaaatcttggatttaaaatattggcatcctaatcaattcaaatgaacaaaaaagaaaatgtaaattaatgttaaaaaatacataatgaaattttaaaaaagaatattctgcgacaagatttggtagctatccAAAC contains the following coding sequences:
- the LOC138713124 gene encoding growth arrest-specific protein 1-like codes for the protein MFPLVAMALWCLLRAAGCSSSCEEARLKCAYRTGCGMALQNYIVGCSAVLHGPGTSCPETCQHALIALTSTEEGKDLMTCSCTDEFCEESKRKVEICRPHVLLATQNETVVTCRIAQWICAADALCSTALDYYNRFCRAMFQGKKCTHRCNNSISILRRQEKAAKLNSCRCDGREEYDCPRIRTNMARLCFHREPPPPEPPEPEAPGVPPASGAPAVHCLVLVQLIAVLLRWVPVT